A single window of Camelus dromedarius isolate mCamDro1 chromosome 20, mCamDro1.pat, whole genome shotgun sequence DNA harbors:
- the RNF139 gene encoding E3 ubiquitin-protein ligase RNF139, which translates to MAAVGPPQQQVRMAHQQVWAALEVALRVPCLYIIDAIFNSYYDSSQSGFCIGLQIFLRLLGIFVSSIVLILSQRSLFKFYMYSSAFLLAATSVLVNYYAALHIDFYGAYNTSAFGIELLPRKGPSLWMALIVLQLTFGIGYITLLQIHSVYSQLIILDLLVPVIGLITELPLHVRETLVFTSSLILTLNTVLVLAVKLKWFYYSTRYVYLLVRHMYRIYGLQLLMEDTWKRIRFPAVLRVFWLTRITAQATVLMYILRMANETDSFFISWDDFWDLICNLIISGCDSTLTVLGMSAVISSVAHYLGLGILAFIGSTEEDDRRLGFVAPVLFFILALQTGLSGLRPEERLVRLSRNMCLLLTAVLHFIHGMTDPVLMSLSASHVSSFRRHFPVLFVSACLFILPVLLSYVLWHHYALNTWLFAVTAFCVELCLKVIVSLTVYTLFMIDGYYNVLWEKLDDYVYYVRSTGNIIEFIFGVVMFGNGAYTMMFESGSKIRACMMCLHAYFNIYLQAKNGWKTFMNRRTAVKKINSLPEIKGRHLQEIDDVCAICYHEFTTSARITPCNHYFHALCLRKWLYIQDTCPMCHQKVYIEDDIKDNSNTSNNNGFIPPNENPEEAVREAAVESDRELNEDDSTDCDDDAQRERNGVIQHTGTAAEELINDDTD; encoded by the exons ATGGCGGCGGTGGGGCCCCCGCAGCAGCAGGTGCGGATGGCCCATCAGCAGGTCTGGGCGGCGCTCGAAGTGGCGCTCCGGGTGCCCTGCCTCTACATCATCGACGCCATCTTCAACTCCTACTACGATTCCAGCCAAAGCGGGTTCTGCATCGGGCTCCAGATCTTCCTCCGGCTCCTTG gtatATTTGTATCCAGTATTGTTCTGATCTTGTCACAGCGATCACTTTTCAAGTTTTACATGTACAGCTCAGCCTTTCTGTTAGCTGCAACTTCAGTGTTGGTAAATTATTATGCTGCTTTGCACATTGACTTCTATGGTGCCTACAACACATCAGCATTTGGAATTGAGCTGCTTCCTCGAAAAGGCCCCTCGCTGTGGATGGCGCTCATCGTTCTGCAGCTAACGTTTGGAATTGGGTACATCACACTACTGCAGATTCATTCCGTCTATTCACAGTTAATTATCTTGGATCTCTTGGTTCCTGTAATAGGCTTAATCACAGAGCTACCATTACACGTCCGAGAGACTTtagtttttacttcttccttGATTCTCACATTAAATACAGTGCTTGTCTTGGCAGTGAAACTTAAGTGGTTTTATTATTCCACAAGGTATGTTTATCTTTTAGTGAGGCACATGTATCGAATTTATGGATTACAGTTATTAATGGAGGACACATGGAAGAGGATTCGTTTCCCAGCTGTACTGCGAGTCTTTTGGCTAACAAGAATTACAGCTCAGGCTACAGTATTAATGTACATTTTAAGGATGGCAAATGAAACTGACTCCTTCTTTATTTCTTGGGATGATTTCTGGGACCTCATTTGCAATCTTATAATTAGTGGATGTGATTCTACACTTACTGTACTGGGCATGAGTGCTGTAATTTCCTCAGTAGCCCATTATTTGGGCCTTGGAATATTGGCCTTTATTGGATCAACTGAAGAAGATGACAGGCGGCTTGGCTTTGTAgcacctgttttattttttattttggctctTCAGACTGGTTTAAGTGGGCTAAGACCAGAAGAGAGACTAGTTCGCTTAAGTAGAAACATGTGCCTTTTATTAACTGCAGTCCTGCATTTCATCCATGGAATGACAGACCCTGTATTgatgtctctcagtgcctctcatGTGTCATCTTTCCGTAGACATTTTCCTGTGCTCTTTGTCTCTGCTTGCCTGTTTATTCTTCCTGTTCTACTCAGTTATGTTCTTTGGCATCACTATGCACTAAATACATGGTTGTTTGCAGTTACCGCCTTTTGTGTGGAACTCTGCTTAAAAGTAATTGTTTCTCTCACTGTTTATACGTTATTCATGATTGATGGCTACTATAATGTCCTCTGGGAAAAGCTTGATGATTATGTCTACTATGTTCGTTCAACAGGCAATATTATTGAATTTATATTTGGAGTAGTAATGTTTGGAAATGGGGCTTACACTATGATGTTTGAGTCAGGAAGTAAAATCCGGGCTTGTATGATGTGCTTACATGCGTATTTTAACATCTACTTACAAGCAAAAAATGGCTGGAAGACATTCATGAATCGTAGAACTGctgttaagaaaattaattcaCTTCCTGAAATAAAAGGGAGACACTTACAAGAAATAGATGATGTGTGTGCAATCTGCTATCATGAGTTTACAACATCTGCTCGTATCACACCATGTAATCATTATTTCCATGCTCTTTGCCTTCGGAAATGGCTGTACATTCAAGATACTTGTCCAATGTGCCATCAAAAAGTGTACATTGAAGATGATATCAAGGATAATTCAAATACATCTAACAACAATGGATTTATTCCACCCAATGAAAATCCAGAGGAAGCTGTAAGAGAAGCTGCTGTTGAATCTGACAGGGAATTGAATGAAGATGACAGTACAGATTGTGACGATGatgctcagagagagagaaacggaGTCATTCAGCACACAGGCACAGCAGCTGAAGAACTGATTAACGATGATACTGATTAA